Proteins co-encoded in one Nicotiana sylvestris chromosome 7, ASM39365v2, whole genome shotgun sequence genomic window:
- the LOC104238708 gene encoding uncharacterized protein encodes MRLSRTASVARRSKDKKLVNSRAKKKHKRLDAICEKAYNHNHNDVVENAETIEWNVDGAELELRRSTRARKTPVLLDASPPPPKKRRKIDRGSGMSSGSRVEKGAAVKLELPCSTSKDLEEGSRAWQSRLRSRTKGAGNRKKNNVKSSPVGKRKLFQDLDGLKEEMELEVGELDKQEARECEKSTIVKSKRPGRVKASNIMVTEQQENDTGGGMEDGKMINLEELLQVRDEIDDDFSKAGFMEGVEDGNVPLPLVSEDEDQLETCVVPEECHTTDQVGTLEHDLQGKNEVSVGVNDQKDAGGGGLLADAEKDGGTNKQAKDGVSRVDDTEENAEGVSGDNPLEVEKVVKTDCASDLILRKRRIREGRHCGLCGGGTDGKPPKRLVYGAASDDEAHSGSSASDEPNYDMWDGFGDEPGWLGRLLGPINDRYGIAGIWVHQQCAVWSPEVYFAGLGCLKNVRAALCRGRVLKCSRCGRPGATIGCRVDRCPKTYHLPCARANGCIFDHRKFLIACTDHRHLFQPYGSHYLQRIKKLKARKMKFELRKLSNDALRKDVEAEEKWLENCGEDEEFLKRESKRLHRDLLRIAPVYIGGSNSDAGIQFQGWDSVAGLQDVTQCMKEVVILPLLYPELFSSLGLTPPRGVLLHGYPGTGKTLVVRALIGSCARGDKRIAYFARKGADCLGKYVGDAERQLRLLFQVAEKSQPSVIFFDEIDGLAPCRGRQQDQTHNSVVSTLLALMDGLKSRGSVVVIGATNRPDSVDPALRRPGRFDREIYFPLPSVKDREAILSLHTKKWPKPVSGPVLKWIASKTVGFAGADLQALCTQAAIIALKRSFPLHERLSAAVKVPNATSPPLPNFKVEERDWVEALTCAPPPCSRREAGMAANDVVSAPLHTFLVPCLLKPLSRLLVSLYLDERLWLPPLFSKASELVKDVILSQLVKKKLPCNNWQSYVNDLLQEPDVISQIEDHFIRANILVGDVSVGGFDASDDDIVHSLTDSELSKLQCAGAQPKLLKNIFHMPGKKSGFRILISGNPRSGQRHLASSLLHCFVGNVDVQKVDLATFSQEGHGDVIQGLTRILMRCASLGKCMIFMPRIDLWAVETSDQVYQEDSCSSVKPESVGKEAHLHNNGDDERNFNHSAEQAGDALKRASYLWSSFVEQVETICVSTSVMLLATSDVQLEALPVRVRQFFKSQMLNCSIPIPLEDSVSRYTEQLDRNFNQECLIDSSAAKLSKDLAQHFIQLIHRKNHVHLHTCNNEASDKSEGNVAVECQRSDLRPTIEHVHKQCPIPTTAIVNSRNVKAKSSLMLAITTFGYQILLYPHFAELCWFTSKLREGPCADINGPWKGWPFNSCVIRPINSMRKVILSSNNTKGKEKYCMVRGLIAIGLLAYRGKYSSVREVFSEVRKVLELLVEQINDKVQNGRDRYQFGRLLSQVAYLDDMVSSWVYTLQSLEGGSQLAVANPKIGCAGLPESANAPEDTPQREGDRELEASLDKPETLETYRPELTAENCSRVNPEAHSNGLMELNIDDVQEDGSNSSKDRCGIELSNYSMSSNTNGRLPTPNNVQIGDSNQKSVGNSIGLECSSNRSSNLSTDSSVVCLFRCCSQCLLNLQCTLRKMLSHELGLKKVECMVEDAYDFLASLAAHLHSALRIWLLANTSTSLDEKRVQERHSEYFECKETNMCGCRNLGDNLIELRDCDCHLKGNGITEKCKSSQNLPQELDTEFILRDGVLTNLDKKGVSTHCKFETLCLCSLVEWIVMRKEPFD; translated from the exons ATGCGATTGTCGCGGACGGCGTCGGTTGCAAGGAGAAGCAAGGATAAGAAATTGGTAAATTCTAGGGCTAAGAAGAAACACAAAAGACTAGACGCTATTTGTGAAAAAGCATATAATCACAACCATAATGATGTCGTGGAGAATGCCGAAACGATCGAGTGGAATGTCGATGGTGCTGAGCTTGAGCTCCGTAGGAGCACTAGGGCTCGAAAAACTCCCGTTTTGCTCGATGCATCGCCTCCTCCCCCGAAGAAGCGAAGGAAGATTGATAGGGGGAGTGGGATGAGCAGTGGTAGCAGGGTGGAGAAAGGAGCTGCGGTGAAGCTGGAGTTGCCTTGTTCGACTTCCAAGGATTTGGAAGAAGGCTCTAGGGCTTGGCAATCGAGATTGAGATCTAGGACTAAGGGTGCGGGTAACAGAAAAAAGAATAATGTAAAGTCGTCGCCAGTGGGTAAAAGGAAGCTTTTTCAGGATCTTGACGGGTTGAAGGAAGAAATGGAGTTAGAGGTTGGAGAGTTAGATAAACAAGAAGCTCGTGAATGTGAAAAGTCAACTATAGTTAAGTCGAAGAGACCTGGAAGAGTAAAAGCTTCGAATATAATGGTTACTGAGCAGCAAGAAAATGATACAGGTGGTGGTATGGAGGATGGCAAAATGATAAACCTAGAGGAGCTGCTACAAGTGAGGGATGAAATAGATGACGACTTTTCAAAGGCTGGATTTATGGAGGGAGTTGAAGACGGCAATGTGCCATTGCCATTAGTTAGTGAAGATGAGGATCAGTTAGAAACTTGTGTAGTGCCAGAAGAATGCCACACAACTGACCAGGTGGGTACTCTGGAACATGATTTACAAGGTAAAAATGAAGTGAGTGTTGGAGTGAATGATCAAAAGGATGCTGGGGGAGGTGGTTTACTTGCTGATGCTGAAAAAGATGGCGGCACAAATAAGCAAGCTAAAGATGGAGTTAGCAGAGTTGATGATACAGAGGAAAATGCTGAAGGTGTTTCTGGTGATAACCCTCTGGAAGTGGAGAAGGTGGTCAAAACAGATTGTGCTTCTGATCTTATTTTGAGAAAGCGTCGAATTAGAGAGGGAAGACACTGTGGTTTGTGTGGAGGAGGTACTGATGGTAAACCTCCAAAAAGGCTCGTTTATGGGGCTGCCAGTGATGATGAAGCACATAGTGGGTCCTCCGCTTCTGATGAACCTAACTATGACATGTGGGATGGATTTGGTGACGAACCTGGCTGGCTTGGGCGTCTCCTGGGGCCCATAAATGATCGCTATGGTATAGCTGGGATTTGGGTTCATCAGCAATGTGCTGTATGGAGTCCAGAG GTTTATTTTGCTGGTTTGGGATGCTTGAAAAATGTTAGGGCAGCGCTCTGTAGGGGAAGGGTTTTAAAATGCAGCCGCTGCGGAAGGCCTGGGGCAACAATTGGTTGCCGTGTTGATAGATGTCCAAAAACTTATCACCTG CCTTGTGCACGGGCCAATGGCTGCATCTTTGACCATCGCAAATTTCTCATAGCCTGCACAGATCACCGCCATCTCTTCCAACCATATGGAAGTCACTATTTGCAGCGTATAAAGAAATTGAAAGCTAGAAAAATGAAGTTTGAGCTGAGAAAGTTGTCAAATGATGCCTTGCGCAAGGATGTTGAAGCAGAGGAAAAGTGGTTGGAGAACTGTGGAGAGGATGAAGAGTTTTTGAAACGTGAAAGCAAGAGACTTCATCGAGATCTATTGAGAATTGCGCCTGTATATATTGGGGGCTCAAACTCTGATGCTGGTATACAGTTTCAGGGTTGGGACTCTGTTGCCGGGCTCCAAGATGTCACCCAATGTATGAAAGAGGTTGttattttacctcttttgtatccTGAGCTCTTTAGTTCTCTAGGGCTTACACCTCCTAGAGGAGTTCTTTTGCATGGATATCCTGGGACAGGGAAAACTTTGGTAGTACGGGCACTGATTGGTTCATGTGCTCGTGGTGATAAACGAATAGCATATTTTGCCCGTAAAGGAGCAGATTGTTTGGGGAAGTATGTTGGTGACGCTGAGCGTCAGCTAAGACTTCTATTTCAGGTAGCTGAGAAATCTCAACCATCTGTCATTTTCTTCGATGAAATAGATGGTTTGGCACCTTGCCGTGGTAGGCAGCAAGACCAGACCCATAATTCAGTTGTCTCCACTTTGCTTGCTCTAATGGATGGTTTAAAATCTCGAGGTTCAGTTGTTGTAATAGGAGCCACAAATCGTCCTGATTCTGTTGATCCAGCATTAAGGCGTCCGGGTAGGTTCGACCGCGAGATTTACTTTCCACTTCCATCTGTTAAGGACAGAGAAGCTATTCTCTCCTTGCATACAAAGAAATGGCCTAAACCTGTCTCTGGACCAGTACTCAAGTGGATAGCTAGCAAGACAGTGGGCTTTGCTGGTGCTGATTTGCAGGCTCTGTGTACTCAGGCAGCCATAATTGCTTTAAAAAGGAGCTTTCCCTTGCATGAGCGACTCTCTGCAGCGGTGAAAGTTCCCAATGCTACATCTCCCCCTCTTCCCAATTTTAAGGTGGAGGAGAGGGATTGGGTAGAGGCTCTTACATGTGCACCACCTCCATGTTCACGTAGAGAAGCTGGAATGGCTGCTAATGATGTGGTTTCAGCGCCTCTACACACCTTTCTTGTTCCATGTTTGCTAAAACCACTTAGTAGATTGCTTGTATCCCTTTATCTAGACGAACGCCTCTGGTTGCCGCCCCTATTCTCTAAAGCTTCTGAGTTGGTAAAAGACGTTATTCTTTCTCAATTGGTTAAGAAGAAATTACCATGCAATAATTGGCAGTCCTACGTTAATGATTTGCTTCAAGAACCAGATGTTATCAGTCAGATTGAGGATCACTTTATACGTGCCAACATTCTGGTTGGAGATGTTAGTGTTGGTGGTTTTGATGCTAGTGATGATGATATTGTTCACAGTCTCACTGATTCTGAACTATCAAAGTTGCAGTGTGCAGGGGCTCAGCCTAAATTGTTGAAGAATATCTTTCATATGCCTGGAAAGAAATCGGGATTTAGAATACTAATTTCTGGAAATCCAAGATCTGGCCAGAGGCATCTTGCTTCCTCTCTTCTTCATTGTTTTGTTGGTAATGTTGATGTCCAGAAGGTGGATTTGGCCACCTTTTCTCAAGAAGGACATGGAGATGTCATTCAGGGGTTGACACGGATACTCA TGAGATGTGCTAGTTTGGGGAAGTGCATGATATTTATGCCAAGAATTGATTTGTGGGCCGTGGAGACATCTGATCAAGTCTATCAGGAGGATAGTTGTTCTTCAGTAAAGCCTGAATCAGTAGGCAAGGAAGCTCATTTGCATAATAATGGTGACGATGAAAGGAACTTTAACCATAGTGCTGAACAGGCTGGGGATGCTCTCAAAAGAGCCTCATATCTGTGGAGCTCCTTCGTTGAGCAAGTGGAAACGATATGCGTGTCCACATCTGTGATGCTTCTG GCTACATCCGATGTACAGTTGGAAGCACTCCCTGTTAGAGTGAGGCAGTTCTTTAAAAGTCAGATGTTGAACTGCAGTATCCCAATTCCCTTGGAGGATTCAGTTTCTAGATATACTGAGCAGCTTGATAGAAATTTTAATCAAGAATGTCTGATTGATTCCTCAGCAGCAAAGTTGTCAAAAGATTTAGCTCAGCACTTCATTCAGCTGATTCATCGTAAAAACCATGTCCACTTGCACACCTGCAATAATGAAGCTAGTGACAAATCTGAGGGCAATGTTGCCGTAGAATGTCAGAGGTCAGATCTTAGACCAACCATTGAGCATGTGCATAAACAATGTCCAATTCCTACTACTGCAATAGTTAACAGTAGAAATGTAAAAGCGAAATCAAGCTTGATGTTAGCAATTACCACATTTGGCTatcaaattctgctatatcctcaTTTTGCTGAACTTTGTTGGTTTACATCCAAGTTAAGAGAAGGTCCTTGTGCTGACATAAATGGACCTTGGAAGGGTTGGCCATTCAATTCTTGTGTTATTCGACCTATTAACTCAATGAGAAAGGTTATCCTTTCTTCCAACAATACTAAAGGCAAAGAGAAATATTGTATGGTGCGAGGCCTGATAGCTATTGGATTGTTGGCATACAGAGGCAAATACTCATCCGTTAGAGAAGTTTTTTCAGAGGTTCGAAAAGTTCTCGAGCTTCTGGTTGAACAGATCAATGATAAAGTTCAGAATGGGAGGGATAGGTATCAATTTGGTCGTCTTTTATCGCAAGTGGCTTATCTTGATGACATGGTTAGTAGCTGGGTTTATACATTGCAGAG TTTAGAGGGAGGCTCTCAACTCGCAGTGGCAAACCCAAAGATTGGTTGTGCTGGACTTCCGGAAAGCGCTAATGCTCCTGAGGATACACCTCAAAGGGAGGGAGATCGTGAGCTAGAAGCATCCCTTGACAAACCGGAGACACTGGAAACATATCGGCCAGAACTAACTGCTGAAAATTGTAGTCGTGTTAATCCAGAAGCACATTCTAATGGGCTCATGGAGTTAAATATTGATGATGTGCAAGAGGATGGTAGTAATTCTTCCAAGGACAGGTGTGGCATTGAGCTTTCCAATTATAGTATGAGTTCCAACACAAATGGAAGATTGCCCACTCCAAACAATGTTCAAATTGGAGATAGCAACCAAAAGTCGGTTGGCAATAGCATAGGTCTTGAATGTTCATCAAATAGATCTTCCAATCTTTCAACTGACTCTAGTGTAGTGTGTTTATTTCGGTGCTGTTCTCAGTGCCTGCTGAACCTTCAGTGCACCTTGAGAAAAATGCTTTCCCACGAGTTGGGACTAAAAAAGGTTGAGTGTATGGTAGAGGATGCTTATGACTTTCTGGCCTCATTAGCTGCACATCTTCATTCGGCTTTGAGGATTTGGTTGCTGGCTAACACTTCAACTTCGCTTGATGAGAAGCGAGTACAAGAAAGGCACAGTGAATACTTTGAATGCAAGGAAACTAACATGTGTGGATGTCGAAACTTAGGGGACAATTTAATCGAGCTAAGAGATTGTGATTGTCATTTGAAAGGCAATGGCATAACTGAGAAATGCAAATCTTCTCAGAATTTGCCTCAGGAGCTTGATACTGAGTTTATCCTTAGAGATGGTGTACTGACCAACTTAGACAAGAAGGGTGTTTCTACTCATTGTAAATTTGAGACGTTATGCCTTTGTTCTCTTGTAGAGTGGATAGTAATGAGAAAGGAACCTTTTGATTGA